The sequence below is a genomic window from Alligator mississippiensis isolate rAllMis1 chromosome 16, rAllMis1, whole genome shotgun sequence.
tctCACGCAAAGGAGAGGCCCCCGGGGTCGCAGCCCAGCGCCTGGTCACGCCGACCCGGCCCGGGCCCAGGGCACGGCCCCTTGTCTGCTCCATGCCGTCCCCAGGGCCCGGCTGGCCGTGGCAccatcctggcagggctgcttgcTCAGTCGGTGGCATAAGCAAGAGGAGCCTGCGCGGGAGCAGCAGCCCACTGCCTGTGGGCTTGGGCCTGGTTGCCCCATCACTGTGATGCACGGGGCAGTGCGGGGAGCTGGGGCCGGACAGGActcagtggtggctgctgcaaaccctggggcaggggcaaaccAGGGCTGTGGCCCTCCCTGCGCCAGTAGGGCCCCGGCAGCGCTGGCTTCCCTGGGCCTACGCAGCCAGAGCCCttcagaagtgggggggggggggcagtgctggggtgaCAGAGGTGTAGGTGCCCTGGGGCAAGCGAGGCCGGGGCAGCCCTGCAACAGGGGTCCAGaggcagccaggccaggctggcatccacaggccctggggcaggtcgctgtgcccagccctggggagccccctcccccaggtatTCACCTCGGGCTGGCCGGCCAAGTAAAGGGAGCCACAaagcagggccccagggccagcttcTCAGGACACAGGGTCATcaccctgccagggctgccagggcaCGGCTAAGTGCAGGGTGCCCAGGACCAGCTTGCACAGAGTGAGGCCAATGGGAgagacatggggtgggggctccCAGGTGAAAGGCTCTTCCCAGGGCCCCAGCAGCACACGGGAGGCCTCGGGGCCCCTgactgcccccagcagctggacagTCCTGGCCCGGGGCCCTGAGCTAGGAGCCGTCGGAGCCAGCTGCGCTCTCACCttgtgccaggctccagggcaCTCCCTGGGcctcagtggggcaggagcagggcaggggctatgCAATCCAGTGCCCAGGCCTCGGGGGTCTCTCCAGAGTGGGGAGAGgatggccccactctctctcccttTATTAACGGCCCAGTGGGGCCCAGTCCCCGTGTGgctgcaggcagagctgtggGCACTGTGCCGGCGGCGTTACGTCCCCAGCGGCAGGAATGTGACGTTGCCCTCAGAGTCCAGGTTCATCTCCCtgtccccctggctgcccccGCGGCCCGGCTCTGGGGGGGCGCTGCCCTCGGGTGGCGAGAGCGtcctcagcccaggcccctgatGGTCAAAGTTCAAAGCCTGCTCCTGCCGGGCTGGCGCGCTGCGGTGGGGGCTGCCATGCCCCGGGGGTGGCGAGTCCTGCCCGGCAGAGCTGGCCGACAGCAGCTCGGTTTCTGTGGATTCAGAGTCATCCATGGGCAGCGTCTTGGAGTCGCTGCCACTGGTGTCCTCCTCCAGCGGGCTCTCAGCCTCCTCGGGCTCCGACTCGCCATCCTCCGCCAGCGTCAGCTCCAACTCGAACttgtctgggctgggctctggtgcCTCGGGCGGGGGCGAGGGGCTGCGGGGGATCATGCTCTGGTACCACTCCCGGTTGTCCTCCAGCGTGTCCAGGATCTCCTGGGCGTCGGGGTGCACCAGGTCGGCCCAGGTCTCCCATAGTGGGTGTGCAATGTAGTCGATGAAGCCGACCTGGGGGAGCAGCACAGCTGGGTCAGGGGactgggccaggcagctgcagtgtgcccgcctgcctctcccagccccacagatcCCTGCGCTCAGGTCAGCACCTGCAAAAGACACCCATGTCTCCAGCTCCTGGAcaccccagtgcagccctgaccctggatATCTGCCAGGCATAGGGGCTCCAGCTGTATGCGGGGCACAGCTGATGGGAGCTCGCGCGCACAACTGGACCGAACCAGGAGCACAGACATCCCCGGGGCAAAGCCAGGCAGGAGTTGGCTCCGCAGTGCAGGAGGGGACGTGCAGCCTCCACGCCCCGTGGGCACAGCGTGCAGCGaggggccactgctgccctgggccagCAAGGACCAGGCCTGGggagccctgctctctgcctggcagctcctgcactggctggggtacctccctgccctgccctgccctgcccaatcCCTCacgacctgctccagccccccgTGGATCCTGCGGGCAGCAGGGGCCCCGCACACACCTGGGACTTCTCCACAGAGGCCGTGTGCTTGTCGCACATGGGGCTGATCTCCATGCCCTTCTCCCGCTCCCGGTCGCCCTGGTGGAAGAACTCCACCATGATGCGGTCCGTCCACTGCCGGTACAGCTCCAGCGGCTTTGTGGGGTTGCTCAGGTCTGCGCAGTGCACCATGTTCTGCAGCACCTGGGCACAGAGGTGTGGCTGTACAGGGACTGGCCCAGAGGTGCCCTCGCCCTGCACCCTTTCCCCCTCCTAAGGCTGGCCAGGCCCAGTGCCGGGTGGCAGCAAGGGCCGTGCACCCacaggctggagcagcagagccctggggctgtgggttTCCCCAGAGGGGCCATTACCAGGTGAAGTTGCTCCCCTTGCAaaggctgaggctgctgcagaagaGCCATGTGTGGCCCAGGACGGGGGTAGGGAGCATctgctggggggctttggggaaggggcttggcTGGACGGTCCCCAAGCCCAAGCTCTCCTGCCTGCCTAGGGGGCTGGCTCgggctgggctcaggtgccactGTCTGCCCCCATCTCTGTCCAGTGAAGCTCCACAGTGCCAGCGCTGGCCCTGAGAGGTGCCCCACCAAggagggccagccctgcccagccctcgcTGCCAGCCACACCACCCACCTGGATGCGGTCCGAGTAGTTGTCTAGCAGCAGGACGCCCAGGCTGGTCACCTTCTTGGTCTCCACCATGGTCTTCAGATCTGCCAGCAGGTTCATGTGCTTGGACATGTCTGTGGCCAGCacctgggtgggcacaggggagCCACAGCTCAGTGCCATGCACCAAGGGGCCAGTGTAGCCAGGGAATCACCCGCCCTGCGCACACCATGTCCTCTTCCAagggctgcccatgcagctcccacCACCGCAGTGCTTGGGACAACACTCGTTTGACCCCTGAGGCCGCCATGCCTTGGCATGAGCGGGGagccaggggtggcagcaggatcAGGGCGATCGTTCCCCCTCCATCCCAGGGATACAGCACCTTGGACACGAGTGCAGCGCCTGTAGCTGCCGCATCCACCGGCCAGGCTGTTACTGCCAATGCACCGGGGTCTGGGGCTGCCCTTCAGCCCCGCTCTGCGCTATCTCTGCGTGGCCCTGTTACTAACTCTGCTGTGCCAGTGGTGTGCGAGTGATGGCAGGGAGGCCTGGGGCgaagggcagcagccaggaggggtGCGGGCCATGCGGGCAGCTCAGGCCGGCCCCTCACCATGTCGATGGCCATCTTGCGCAGCGACTGCCGCTGCTTCTTGCTGAGGTTCTGGAAGATGTCACAGttctcctcctgcagcagcttgaAGCCCACGGCCAGGTGGTGGTTCTCCAGGACAGAGGCATCGTTGTACATCAGCGCCAGCTCTGAGTCTGAGGACACGGGGCGGGTGAGcgcaggggccactcagcctgtGGCTGCCGTGGGGTACGACTGGGTCCTGGAAGCCACAGGACCTGCAGCATGAAGCGCGACAGGACCAGGCCACGGGagccacgtgcctgcagctccttggggctgcagctggtccaggggTATCACTTGCCTGGCAGGAGGTTGGCACATTCATGCTGGCAGGGCTCGCACAGGGCCCCAGCAGCCGCAGCCCCCAGGCACCCCCAACACAGAGCAGAGCGGCCAAGCCCCTCGTGGCACCCTGCTGTGGGGACCCCCCTGGGCAGCGTCTCCGCTCGCCCTGGAATGAACCCTGGCAGTGCCAGGGCTTGGCATGGTACGAGGGGCAAGCCCCGAGGGGCAGACATGCCAGACTCACTGGTGTTGATGAGGAACTGGTTGGAGACGCCTGGGTGGTCGACGTCGTGGATGGCGCTGGCGAAGATGGCAGCCATGATCTCCAGGTCCGTGAACACCGCCTGGAGTGGAGGGGCCTGTTCCCTTAGGGGCACGAGGCAGTACAGGGGCCATGTGGGGCCTGGCACTGAGCCCCAGGGGTCCGAGCGccaccagcaccactgctgtccccagaCCCCGATGTGCCCTAGGGCCACTGCCCACTGGGGGTGTGGAGTGGGCCTGGCCACAGCCGTGGGGGGGCCATCACACGTCCCCTCCATGGGGCCCCACCACCCCAAGTGGCTGCCCCTGGGCCCTCACCTCCAGCGCCGGTGTGGACAGCAGCACATGGGTGGACTGGGCCACGTCAGCAGCGTGGATGTTGTTGTGATAGGCCACGTCGGCGTGGTAATGGTCCTCCAGGGTCATCATGTAGGTGATGAAGGTGTCGGGCGGGATGCGGAAGGTCTTCATCAGGTCTCGCTCCTGCCGGGGGAAGGTGCTTTAGTGGGATTTGGCAGGGGGGGAGCACGCTCCCCCCCACGCTGTTAACATGCCCCATTAGCCAACCATGGGGCTGTAACGTGGGAGCCGGCGCCAGGCCGGGGCCACccagcatctctgcaggcacagggagATTGTGGTTGTTGCTCGGCGGAGGAGGGGGCTGCCGGGCATGGGAGCCATGGGGCACCTGCAGGGCCCTGGCGCGGTGCCTGCGGTGGGCCGGCGGGCTCACCTGGAAGATGGTGTACATGATGACCGTGAGCGGGCGGTTCCCCGAGTACTCGGCCACTTTGAACATGTCAAGGCCCCACTTGTTCGCGTCTTCGAGTTCCTGGAGGACATGGAGGCAGCAGATGAGCCGGGGCCAGGGGGCTCTGGGGAGGGTAGTGGGGGCCTGGGCACATaactgtgctcctggccacccaTCTGAAGCCACAGCCCTCGGGCAtctctgcagcagccactgccccgGCAGCGAGGGGGGTCCACGCTGGGCGTGGGGCGCGGACACTGGGCCCCACTCACCTTGGCCAGGGGCCCCTCCTGGTCGGTCTTGACGCCGAAGCGCGGGATGCTGGCGCtgctgaggctggagctgtgcatgAGCTTCTTCACACCGCTGATCTGCGACATGGGGCGCTGCGCCTTCTCCTTGTCCTCCTTGGGCGGCGGGGAGGGAATCTCCACCTCATGCTGGTTGTCTGGGGGCGAGAAGGTGCGGCGGTGAgcggggggctggggcatggcgcTGGTGGCCTGGGCCTGGGCGTTCGGAGCTCTGCCCGGCCCCGCGGAGTGGACGCGGGCCCCAGGTCAGAGCGTGGAGCCCAGCGGGTCTGAGCGCAGGTGGTGCTCCGGGCTCCGAGCCGCGTGCTGAGCGGCCAGTGCAGAGCGGACACCCGGGTGAAGCCTGCAGGCTGCCAACCCAGTGCAGAGGCATCCGGGCCATGGCTCGCCCGGCCTGGCGATGTGCAGCAGGGGATAGCCAGGGGCTGGCTGCGGGGACGCGGCCATGCAGCCAAGTTGCGGCACATACCAGCCCCGCCGCCCCGGCCGTGGAGGCCGtgtgcctgctgcagcctgtggTGCCGGCTCCTtgccgccagccaaccgccctcCCACCGCCAGCGTCCTGCGGAGCTGCGGCCCCGAGCACGGCCGCCCCCCGCGCAGccccgctcgccccccagcaccagcagacaCCGGGAATTGACGTCAGAGGAGGCTAATAATATTCCCGCTGCCATGGCAACGGGAGGCGACGTGTGGAGGAATGCTGGTGCTTCCCTGACACGGATGCTTCAAGGGCCGGATCCCTCCGACCCCGAGGCCCGGGTGCCCGTCCCGTGCGAGCCGACACTGGGCACAGCGGAGCCCAGGGCAGCGCGGCTGGGAGAGCCGGTTACTCGCGGCCTGCCAGCTCCTGCGACCTGGCCCGTGCAGTCTGACAGGCTCGCCAGGCACCCTGCGGGGGCGGGTGCTGGGGGAAGCCCTTGGTAGAGACGGAGGGAGGCTGGCATCTTGGCTGTGGGATGTGTCCTGCCCTGGGCAAGTCCCTGCCTTGCTGTGCCTCAGCTTCGCTCTCTGTACAATGGGGTTATCGCCCTGGCCTTCCCCTgggtctggctgctgctggctgcgaGCTCAGAGGTTcatccctccctgtgcccccttccttctccccggGAGCAGCTGAGATCCGCCCTTGCTCACCAGCCCTTGCTCACAcccgcagcccagcctggcacagggGCGACTGCCGCGGTCCGCTGCCCTGGCCTCTCTTCCTCCGTCTCACCCCTACCTGGTCCCATAGCTCCTGGCCTGGCTGGcccaggacctgccctgctgaaggtcactgctcctggctgcctcaaTGCCCcaagccagagccagccctgggcaTGTCCCTGACCTGGGCACTTTGCAGACATGCGGGTCTAGCTGCCTCGCCTGAAGCTTGGCCAGGACCAGAATATGGCAGGTGGGCATGGGTGGgtagggagccagggctggggggtgacGTGCAGCACAACACATGCCAGGGGCCTTGTTCAGAGCCCGACAGCAGGGCCCAGtgcctgcagggcacagggctgcactaGTCCGGCCCCCGGGGCAGCGCTGCATGAACATGGCCTGGGGTGCAGCTGCACTGGGCACCCGCTCACCCAGGAAGGTGCTGGAGATGTACTCGGAGACCTGGTTCCCCGAGCGGCTGGTTTCTGACAGGTGCGTCAGCTCCCGATTCAGCATCCTCTTGAACTGCAGGGACGAGCAAAGGGCCGTCACAGGACCCGCACCTGgtgccccatccccatccccgtccccgtccccgtccccctCCCTGGCAAGCAGAGCTCGGGCTAGCCTCCAAGGGCTGCAGGCTCTCAGTGTGGAGCGGGCAGGTGCCCGCACTACCCGCCCCCCAGGGCCTGTCCccgctgcagggagcagagccggCACCCTCGGGTGCCCGCAGAGGCCTGGCTGTggcgggcagggagggggcagcgcCCGGGCCGGGGGCTGAGGGGGAGCGCATGGCTCCAGGGGCACGTCTGCCCGGACTTGCCCCGGGGGAGGTGTGGCCCCAGCGGGCAGCCGGGCCGAGGCAGCTCCGTGCGCTGTGGGCCCACACGCCCTCCACCCCTTACCTTGGTGCAGCTCCAGGACGCGGGGAGCCGGGGGCCCGCGTCAGGCATCTCAGCGCCGGGGGGGGCCCTGCgacccccctgcccaggccggcaccATCCAGCCGGGCACCAGCCGGGGCCGCTccggggcaggggggtccccGAGCGGGGGTCTGTGCTGCGGGGCTGGGCGCTGGCGGTGCGGGGAGCCCCGCGCCCAGGGCACGcaccccgctcccgctcccgcggCCGAGGAGCGGCGCAGCCCGCACCGCACTCGCATTGGCTGCCGCAGCCGTAGGACCGGAGACGGAGCAGCCTTAACCCTTTCCGCGCTGCAGGCCGAGCTCCCCCTTTGTCTCCCGCCCGCCGGGGCGGTGCAGGGGCTGCTCGGCCCAGCCCGGCACCCCTTGTCTCCCCACTCCGTCCAGTGCCCAGGGGCTTGCCCTGCAGCACggagccccccagcctgcagcctaggCAGGCTTAAAACATTCCTAGGAGCCTCgtgcgtgcctcagtttccccgctgTAGCTGTTACAGGCTGGAGCCCAGAAATCTGGGTCGTGCCAGGGCCCGGCGGGAACCACGTGGGGTCATGCACATGCAGAGGGACCCCACGCATGACACTGGGAGGTGGGAGCTGAAGCCACCCCGGAGCGCCCATGTGGGGCTGGATGCGCAAGGCTGGGGCCAAGGCCGTGGGTGCTGCTCACCTTGTTGGAGGCCATCTCGCCGACCGAATGCCGGGTCTGCAGGGTCTCCAGCTGGTCCAAGCaccagtccagctcctccagcgTCTCCACAGCCAGCTTCTGGTAGGCATCCTCTGTGGGTGgaaggagcaggcagcttggaggACTCTGGTAGCCCATGGCACCATGGCCGGGCCCTGTGCACCGTGGCCCACGTTCCCCCACATGCTTTGACCTGGTATGTTGAAGttcaccagcagctgcaggccacGGCCCCAAGGCCCTCACTTACCCGCTGTGGGgtgcatgtggctgggagaggCTGGACtcaccaggtgggcaggggacacgggCTCACTGATCAGAGCCCAACAGCAAATACTGGGTGCAATCACAGCCGCTTGTTGCGCTGCTGTGGTGATGTGGCCAGGGGCATGGGAAAGCACAGGACAAGCACcagggcaggacccagctgggcgcTGGCATTGCATTCCTACAGGCATCGCATACAGCCTGGGGCCATGAGGAGGGCACAAGGTGAGACAGGGAGCCTGGTGAGACAGGCTCCCtgggaccagccctgcccccagggccctggcttcagcctccagccctgtgctgtgctcccagctggCCTCGCACCAGGCCGCCTTATCTCTGCTGGCACATTTGCTGCTGGCCCCGGCAGCTGCAGATACTGAGACAAGGGGTGCGAGGGCAGGTGCCTGGCCAACATGTGCTGCTGCCCCACGCCTCCCCGAGggtgcccccagcctgggcagaggtagctgagcaggggctgcctggatgAAGGGCAGGCAAAGGGCCTCACGCATGGAGTGCTCAGGTGCTGGGAAAGCCAGGTGCACTCCAGGttgggaggaaaagcaaggataCTGCTCAGAGGAGCAGGGCCTTGACTgcaaggggaggcagcaggcaggagaccAGCCCGAGGCCTCTGACCTTTGTCAAGATCCCAGCGCCTGCGAGCAGCCTGGACCCTGCAATGCTGCAGGCTGCCGGCCTCGCTCTAGCTGCAGGCATGCAGCGAGCGGCTGCccagagccacagccacagccgcAGCCGCGTGAGGCTGGGAGCAGCGACCCctgacactgcatcctgggagcagggcagggacctcATGGGACCCATGCACAGCTGAAAGGGTGCCAGACACAGCCCCGTGGCAATGCCTCGCCTCAGGACTCTGCCCAGCCCGGAGCCCCTGCTCAAGCAGAATCCCAGGACTCAgcatctacctgctatgaagaGCCGTGCGCAGCAACCTCCCATCCCACCTGCTGGAGAGcgagcagctctgggagccaccccagccccagtccccgtATCACAGCAtcctagagcagtggggctggcagggacctcctgAAGTCATGTtggccagccctgcctgaggcaggatcatcccggACGCACCCTGCTTCTGCGGCCCCAAGCCAAGGGGCTCAGGGTGCTGCATGCCCCAGGTTGCCCAGCTGGCCGCACGGCTTCATGggtgcagccaggccccagggctggctgtgctgcacagggccctgcccctgtgccGGACCAGctgaggcagcagaagcagggacagggcccatcctgcagcccagctggatgctgctgggATCCCGCCCGAGCAGGGCGGTAGGCTGGAGACACGGGCCGAGTGTTTTATTAATGGAACATTTGACGTCAATAGGAGACTTTCCATCCGCGCTGCGGCAGAACAGCGAGGGTCTGGGCGCAGGCAAAACCCGGCACGGATCGGGGAGGCCTGCGCCAATGCCAGGCCACATCCAGGCTAGGACAGAG
It includes:
- the PDE4C gene encoding cAMP-specific 3',5'-cyclic phosphodiesterase 4C isoform X1; this translates as MCRMPRDSHRSRDGQRQAEAGSPRDGAIAAGAGGRMRRSRTAVSFLSMERSRDAADLGSCGAAPPVNAIKRRFSGTPLLPPLACRHGALGEAGRAPEPEAARVVFTIEERGPSGGEELGILRFDIENGLASARSPLDPQASPSAGLVLQGPFPHSQRRESFLYRSDSDYDLSPKSMSRNPSIASDLHGEDMIVTPFAQVLASLRTVRSNVAALTHLQDRVTNKRTTSNSPAPTCKPSLSEDAYQKLAVETLEELDWCLDQLETLQTRHSVGEMASNKFKRMLNRELTHLSETSRSGNQVSEYISSTFLDNQHEVEIPSPPPKEDKEKAQRPMSQISGVKKLMHSSSLSSASIPRFGVKTDQEGPLAKELEDANKWGLDMFKVAEYSGNRPLTVIMYTIFQERDLMKTFRIPPDTFITYMMTLEDHYHADVAYHNNIHAADVAQSTHVLLSTPALEAVFTDLEIMAAIFASAIHDVDHPGVSNQFLINTNSELALMYNDASVLENHHLAVGFKLLQEENCDIFQNLSKKQRQSLRKMAIDMVLATDMSKHMNLLADLKTMVETKKVTSLGVLLLDNYSDRIQVLQNMVHCADLSNPTKPLELYRQWTDRIMVEFFHQGDREREKGMEISPMCDKHTASVEKSQVGFIDYIAHPLWETWADLVHPDAQEILDTLEDNREWYQSMIPRSPSPPPEAPEPSPDKFELELTLAEDGESEPEEAESPLEEDTSGSDSKTLPMDDSESTETELLSASSAGQDSPPPGHGSPHRSAPARQEQALNFDHQGPGLRTLSPPEGSAPPEPGRGGSQGDREMNLDSEGNVTFLPLGT
- the PDE4C gene encoding cAMP-specific 3',5'-cyclic phosphodiesterase 4C isoform X3; this translates as MLNLRRGSPGASPGTSPRNSPRNSPVLFRKLLMNQSIRLQRRFTVAHPLCFDIENGLASARSPLDPQASPSAGLVLQGPFPHSQRRESFLYRSDSDYDLSPKSMSRNPSIASDLHGEDMIVTPFAQVLASLRTVRSNVAALTHLQDRVTNKRTTSNSPAPTCKPSLSEDAYQKLAVETLEELDWCLDQLETLQTRHSVGEMASNKFKRMLNRELTHLSETSRSGNQVSEYISSTFLDNQHEVEIPSPPPKEDKEKAQRPMSQISGVKKLMHSSSLSSASIPRFGVKTDQEGPLAKELEDANKWGLDMFKVAEYSGNRPLTVIMYTIFQERDLMKTFRIPPDTFITYMMTLEDHYHADVAYHNNIHAADVAQSTHVLLSTPALEAVFTDLEIMAAIFASAIHDVDHPGVSNQFLINTNSELALMYNDASVLENHHLAVGFKLLQEENCDIFQNLSKKQRQSLRKMAIDMVLATDMSKHMNLLADLKTMVETKKVTSLGVLLLDNYSDRIQVLQNMVHCADLSNPTKPLELYRQWTDRIMVEFFHQGDREREKGMEISPMCDKHTASVEKSQVGFIDYIAHPLWETWADLVHPDAQEILDTLEDNREWYQSMIPRSPSPPPEAPEPSPDKFELELTLAEDGESEPEEAESPLEEDTSGSDSKTLPMDDSESTETELLSASSAGQDSPPPGHGSPHRSAPARQEQALNFDHQGPGLRTLSPPEGSAPPEPGRGGSQGDREMNLDSEGNVTFLPLGT
- the PDE4C gene encoding cAMP-specific 3',5'-cyclic phosphodiesterase 4C isoform X2; this translates as MRRSRTAVSFLSMERSRDAADLGSCGAAPPVNAIKRRFSGTPLLPPLACRHGALGEAGRAPEPEAARVVFTIEERGPSGGEELGILRFDIENGLASARSPLDPQASPSAGLVLQGPFPHSQRRESFLYRSDSDYDLSPKSMSRNPSIASDLHGEDMIVTPFAQVLASLRTVRSNVAALTHLQDRVTNKRTTSNSPAPTCKPSLSEDAYQKLAVETLEELDWCLDQLETLQTRHSVGEMASNKFKRMLNRELTHLSETSRSGNQVSEYISSTFLDNQHEVEIPSPPPKEDKEKAQRPMSQISGVKKLMHSSSLSSASIPRFGVKTDQEGPLAKELEDANKWGLDMFKVAEYSGNRPLTVIMYTIFQERDLMKTFRIPPDTFITYMMTLEDHYHADVAYHNNIHAADVAQSTHVLLSTPALEAVFTDLEIMAAIFASAIHDVDHPGVSNQFLINTNSELALMYNDASVLENHHLAVGFKLLQEENCDIFQNLSKKQRQSLRKMAIDMVLATDMSKHMNLLADLKTMVETKKVTSLGVLLLDNYSDRIQVLQNMVHCADLSNPTKPLELYRQWTDRIMVEFFHQGDREREKGMEISPMCDKHTASVEKSQVGFIDYIAHPLWETWADLVHPDAQEILDTLEDNREWYQSMIPRSPSPPPEAPEPSPDKFELELTLAEDGESEPEEAESPLEEDTSGSDSKTLPMDDSESTETELLSASSAGQDSPPPGHGSPHRSAPARQEQALNFDHQGPGLRTLSPPEGSAPPEPGRGGSQGDREMNLDSEGNVTFLPLGT